Part of the Carcharodon carcharias isolate sCarCar2 chromosome 20, sCarCar2.pri, whole genome shotgun sequence genome is shown below.
gatTGCTGAGCTTCCTTCCTTGTCTCCAAGCTAGGTAACTGCGACTTTCTATTACTTTATCTGTGTAAATTATTAAAtaattgactaattaaataaataaggttgGACAGAAATGGCAGGGCTGTTGGTGTGCTGTGACTGCAGCATGTGAGAACCTATGGAATGCACTCCAATTTCAGCCAACCATATCTGCAGAAACTGTCTGCAGCTTAGGCAAATTTGGCTctgagttgctgagctggagtctgagttgaggacattgtggagcatcagggagggggagagattcctggacacgttgttccaggaggcaggaactccccttaggttaggcagaactttagagtttgtcaatggtcagggacaggaggatgtgactgtgagtcaGGCAAGAATGGTGAACCAGcgtgtagtgatggaggagcttcaGCCCTTGACTTTGTCCAAAAGGTATGAGGtgcctgctgcctgtgtgggtgaggAGAAGGAATGTAATGTGGATGAGtggactgaccttgacatcatggtgaaggatgccattcaaacGGGGGGGGGAGCGAAGAAGAGTGTGGTTGTGATAGGAGACAGCATAGTCagagggatagatactgttctctgcagttgaGACTGTGAGTCCAGATGCCTCAATTGCCTGCCCATTGACAGGGCTTGGGATagctgctcagggctggagaggaacttgcagtggtagGTGTAGGgtccagtggtcgtggtccatgtaggtaccaacgacaccAGTGAGACTAGGAAAAAGTTCTGCATAGAGAGTCTGAGGTGTTAGGCACTAAATtataaagcagaacctcaaaggtaataatctctagaGTGTTACCTGtgtcacatgcaaattggcatagggtaaataaaatagAGAGATGAGTGCATGGTTCaatgactggtgtgggagaaatgggttccagttcgtgtggtgctggcaccagtattggggaaactggaggctgtaccgttgggatggtctacgcctgaaccgtgctgggaccagtgttctagccaGCCACACAATTAGGGACATAGAGAGGGTTttgaactaaatagtgggggtaagggatcaaatttgggaagatgtgagatcaaagagtagagacaaggcaaaagagaacgGAATTACTATGGGAAAGGATAATCAagccatgacaggaagggacagagagtacaaatccaaGAGTAACTGAGCAGatgaggctagaggttacaaaaataataaaagggcaaaactaaaagctctgtaccTGAATGCAGGTAGcactcaaaacaaaacagatgaactgatagtgcaaatagaattAAGTAAGAATGATCTGATGGCCCTTACAGAGACATGGCCACAGAATGACTTAGAttgagacctgaatattgaaggctacatgacatttaggaaggataagaagttaggaaaaggtggaagggtggctctgttaattaatgatggtattggcacaatagagagggtgacctaagttcaggaagccaggatgtagaagccgtttgggtagagatgagaaataagaaaggcaagaagtcacttgtgggagcggtgtacaggccccctaacagtaaccacatggtaggatggggcataaaggaagaaataatgggagcttgtcagaaaggggatttaatctacatataaactgaaaaaatcagatgggcagagATGGCCTAGATGTAGAGTCCATAGAaggtttttgggatagtttcttagaacagcatgttctggagccaaccagaaaacaggctatattagacctggtattgtgtaacaagataggattaattaatgtccTCAGTGTTAGGAACTAGAAAGTTCTAGGTGATTTATATCTGTATTTGTGAGTGTCAGGAATAAGTTATAGCTTTaagattatttgtttttatttttgcatgtTAGAAAGGTGAATTCTGGGTTTGGTTTCATTTTAGAAGTTCTGAAAAGTGGTGCCGAGAAGTCTCTAAactctgtttgtatacctgcattttaaaTGAGGTTTTACGACTCTTGAAGTGAAGAGCTGTGTTACTAAGGGGCTTAgtagtttagggaagttaaaacaaacacaaggcaGAAAAAAACTATGCTGTTCCCTAGCAACAGGGTCCCAGAGAGAGACAtccacagagagatggagagaaacagaaagcaatttTAGTTCAGTTGGTATGTGACTGCCAGAGGGTGAAGACAGAAAGGTCTCAGAACAAAGAAGAAAGGTCCCAGATCCATGGAGTGGGACAGAAAGGGGGTCCCAAGAAAACCTAATCAAAGGAAAAGAACATGAAGTTGAAAAAGGTCACATTAAGTGAAGAGTGAGGAACAGCAAAAAAGGCTCCAAGTTAAAAgagagagctgcagggagcagacctGGAACAAAtcaggcttgtgagaagccagaagatccgagGGGACAGCCTAAGATTGCAACTCCTTACTATGGGCCTGTGAAACAATGTTCGGTTGGCATGgcagagtatcagagagagtgcatggaaggcgtGGTGATCtaagggagaggaacatcggaaggagagatCGAAATCCTAGGGGTGGATCCTTGCTGATGATGCCTAAGAGAAAgcgttgtttgggagaagattcaaagtgagttctttgagggtggagattggaaaccctcgtgtgaaagacaatGTTTCCGTGAAATgagttggctcacaatgtgatgAGCATCTGCAGGCAGTTGATGAGAGAGCCATAGCATTTGCTTtgggtgacatctgtcacttgatcttgGAGTGTGGTGCGTCTGACCATaagtcacctattggtttacatggggtggaattttcccagatttgcaataagtgtggtaatgggcgggtaaaatggagtcctacccaccgatgaaaatggcgggtttcaGCACCGTATTGTCCTGAGCCCGccccattatttattcactcctgtgaaacaagctgtttccatggtgggcaggctctcattcacccacctgccatcaccccgctgttgcatcacactggtcaccatctttaaaaggcagccaccaacaaagtgctcatcgccaccagttcaccaccgctgcccgggagacatggccagcaaaggaaaaaagactgcagccccccacttcaaTGGAGGGTCCctcaagcaactgctggatgctgtggaggcccgccgggatgtgctctaaccctgctctggctgcaggatgggcagcaaagtcaccaacccatcttgggaggcggtggcaatggGGGTCAGAGCAAatgccctgcaaaggaggacagctACTCAGTGCCGCataaggatgaataatctcctccgttctgccagggtaggtcactcttttcatcaatcacaaacccatcacacatccaccaggccctcagtcactgccagtgcaagggacatcatcattcactctttcacatacaCTGTGCTTCAATGGGCTTCAGCCCATCCATGggccactcatcacccacacaggccagacatacttTTCATCTGGCCCAACAGaggtcctgatacactctccctacATGCAGgataaactggcacacaacagaagggaaaggtcgcaaacaggtggagggatgccggagatcaaagttctgacagaattcgaaaacagggctattcagctggccagcgatgatcgGGACCAGtcttgtgctgacagtgaggtcggcgctgctctatcaagtgagggtTCAACTCATCAGACAACTATGACGTGAATGATGGATCCTCTTTCatgggccactgccatgcactaattatctctccttgctcctacaggcacatctgggaaacagccaaaaaagtccatgacccagagcctccaagcaagccccgaagaaacctctgaagaggaatctggaggcaccctccctgcacacgccacctatcatgcccaccatccgtgggctcggaaaattctgctcatggacTGTATacctactgtgaacattaaagtataagatagattttgtaactgTGTTATGCtttcaaatctgtatatatctgtaaaggtatagttgtgggtaaagGAGCAGTATAATATAGTTTatctttttcttgtttaataaatattttattcttttgttaaaagttcatcagcaaacTCATTCGACTCTATTCAGCAGCTGCCCTCCCACGTTtctgaacaaaaaataaaaattaggcTCTATCAAGCCAGgtcccaccctgggatctgaGTTGTCCAGAAGTAACATGAGATGGAATCATAGCAATAGTGAAGGTGTCCCCTGGCTCGAAGcgatcaaaatatgattgaattttacattcagtttgagggagagaagagtgggtctaagattagcattttaaatttgaacaagggcaattatgatggcatgaaagcagaactagtgaaagtgaactggcaattgaggttaagggataggtcaatagagatgcagtggcagatatttaaggggatatttcagaatatacagaatagatacattccaatgagaaacaaaaattccaaggggaggacccgcTATCCGTCGTTAACTAAAAAAGTTttaagatagtatcaaacttaaagaaaaagcatataattgcacaaggaTGGGCGGACAGGTCAGAAAATTGGATAGAATATAATAAGttgcaaagaatgactaaaagattaataagaagggaaaaattagagtatgagagaaatctGGCTAGACTTTTAATGACAGATCATAAGAATTTCTATAGatattcaaaaaaaaagttaacaagtgagcattggtcctattgAAAGTGAGTAatattgaaaaataaggaaatggtagatgAATTGAGCAGGTATCTTGAGttggtcttcactgtagaggatacaggTAACATCACAGAAATAGCTTTAAGTCAGGAAATAAAAGGGAGGGAGTAACTCaagaaaattgcaatcaccagggaagtgggactgagcaaattgttagaattgtgggctgacaaatcccccaGTCCTAATGGGTCTCATCCTAGGTTTTTAAAAGTAGCCAGTGAGATAATTAttgctttaattttaattttccaaaattctgtagattcagggaaggttccattcgattggaaaatagcgaatgtaactcctttattcaaaaagggagggagacagaaagcaggtaactatagcccagttagcttaacatctgtcatcgggaaaatgttggaagctattattaaagatgttataacagggcacttagttGAAGTTAAggtaaccaggcagagtcaacatggtttgagaaaggaaaatcatgtttaaccaatttattggatttctttgaagaaataatatgtgttgtggataaagtaGAACCAGTGGAtctactgtacttagatttccagaaggcatttgatatggtgccacatcaaagtttattgcagaaaataaaacttatggtgaaggggtaacatattggcatggatagaagattggctggctgacaggaaaCATGGAATAGTCATAAATGGGTTACTTTCTGGTTGGTGAGATTTAACAAGTGGTGTgtattatggcacagccgatggtaaatgctgagctgctcaaatcccaaagggaagttTCAAGGgaagaaacaactgccacaactgtttttagCAAATTGTATATATTTctagatgcgtgccttgaattcagtagtaataagaccactgagccttataggtttcttacaaaactaaattaacctttattaatagaagaaaaatgattttaagcacatacataggtttacaaattacacCTATGATAACTCCTATCTCCCccaatcaatctaactcccagttacatctccGTTAAATCAACAGGAAgatacatagattttaaaagacctagGCAAAGCAATACAATGGCCTGAACTGTCGAATTCAAAGTCAGTTTTCCTCAGCTCCGGTTCCTTGTGGagagcagcttgaggcttaggtgctggaggtttttcacacttgtgttaggtcCTAGAATGCCTTCTCTTGCACACAGACTTCTCTCCTTTCTACATATTTTGAATTctaattcccattgtttcactatggacAGAATTTCACCCTtatcgggcgggctcggtgggggcggtCGGCGAACTGACCGCCGCCTGCAATCGAGGCTGGaaagtgatttcacactggcggccaaataaggcccacccagcatgaaacgtgagcggcagcgctcagcagggggcgggggggtgtgattgtgagtgtgaacGGGGCGAGTTTGAGCTTCGCGCATGATCACGAGTGAGTGCTTGAAAATCTCCTTGAgttacagagctgcctcagggagatgaagaggttaaaaaaaataaaagaaattaaAGTTGTTTtcaagcatgtcccctcatgtgatactgggtaaggacatgttattaattgaattttaaattttaaattttatttttatttgccttaggaaacctcatcccgcccatggatgagatttcctaaaatgTGCAAAGGCCACTCGGCCTTTTCGCCTACCCGTCAACTGTCAGGTTGGGCAAGCAGcgaaaaattctatttaattgatcctttaatggccttaatgggccttttaattgttggtgggcacgctgctgactctggtgAGTGTCTGTCGAATGAAATAttgtgtgttgatgttgggacATTTGCCCGATGTCAATgggcgtcattttatgctcgagtgggGCGGGCACTGACCCGCCCACCGAGCTAAACATTTTGCCCTATATCTTTGGACGTTACCGCTCTAATGATAAAAATATATCATAGTaacaattttaccagtaatctcaGGGAAAAATAAACATCTTTCTTAACTTCTCGTGGCTAGGTGAAACGTTTCACCCCTTCTTTAGAATTCGAGcaactctggtttatttaaaaatgcaaatttttcttttaCACCTCATATCCTAAACTTCagtcatgtttacctatttaacatttcaaacctagcttgtcTTTGGCTAcaccaaagccttcagaccaactgtctttaattcaattatgtcccacacacacatactattcctaaccttacaataaattctattaacattataaaaattattatattttcctgacatgtgccacagggatcagtactggggcctcaactttttacaatttatataaatgacttagatgaaaggcCCAAACGTATGGTTgctaattttgctgatgacacaaaggtactTAGGAAAGTAAGCTTTGAAAAGGACATAGGGAGACTACAAAATgatatagaaaggttaagtgagtgggcaaagatctggcaaatggagtataatgtaggaaaatatgaaattgttcattttggcaggaagaataaaaaggaagcatattTCCTAAACAGTGagatattgcagagctctgagatgcagagggatcttggtgtctgaatgcatgaatcacaaaaggttagtatgcaggtacagcaaggggcgGAAttgtccatgcccactggcatcaggaCCATTcgatggcgtgagcggacaatatggtgagaaggccaaaaatcgatttcacgtcgtgaaaccagtttgcaatcatccgctcagcccgtcgatggtgaGTTACGTTTCCTGCCACTGGACTGTGGGAgcctcattttaatacatcagcatatcattataagtatAGCCCGCCGGACTCATCATCCACCCACATCGGCATCATTGCATGctgacatatttcacaacagcatataaaaggtgtgcacttggcgggctgcactttgaggggaactaaGAGGCATGTTGGGAGGGGTGGCGGCAAAGgcagccctgcagttgaaggtaacacacatgcacatgcggggcaggattttacacgtcagcgagggggggcggggcccactcacgaACGCGTAACATGACGTcgggggaactcccgacatcaccgcgccccatttaaattttcaggaaggctgtGGCACAACtaaatcagctgcatgcccaccgacctgtcaatagccaattgaagccattgacagagacaattaagtaattaaaggacctgcccgtccaaccttaaggttggtgggcagaccaggagcccctgcgcgaattagaaaaagcatgaaaccccatccacaggtgggatgaggtttcatgtaggttttaaaaattttaataaagttttggtAAATAttacggacatgtcccaactcatgtgacattgtcacatgaagggacattttAGGGAAATTAACTTTCCTATTtttaggttttgtacattttgagctgatctccctgaggcagcacttagactCAGGAAGCTGAATGCACACTTTCATGTGCTTGCGCAAAAGAATGCACTCTCCATTTTGAGATTacctcccgcccacacagggagcgcatagagcttctgtgcggacgtcacgctgggtgggccttaattggcacgcctATGTAAAATGGTGCCAAGCCTCTGATCGGGGGGGCTGATCAGAAGCACGCCTGTGCACGCCCgtccttcaacttccccccccaatggggggaaactTCAGCCCgtagtgtgggggagtgggggggtgggtggtgtgggcaAAGGACGTGGCCAAgtgttagggaaaccttgtagaATGTGAtcatttctctgcagctgagacagttcaggtgcagccacattcatatgattggagtcagttctctagcttatctgcttgCTCAAGCATCACAGGGGCATAAAAGTGCCCCCAAGTTCTTCAGAGCTGTAAACTAATGAGCGTTCTAGTGGgctgcagtccaatgggtaaagctgctgccaattggtcaggtggaggtgggtggggtttcaggcagccatgcagcgcactttTCTCTGCCAATCcaggtggtggccagcactctccaggatgtattaaagggccttcagactcaaccaagagaggttcttagtacacccatgctaacccacgtgtcccTTTCTTTCATCCTGTAGGACGAGTAcagcaggatcatggagcctggtgaactgttcgtctgatggcctacagagagccaAAGCGAtgcaggagagagtgactgaggctcctgactgtgcagaggcaggagcagcaacctcatgaagaaggggcagctggagctcccacacatgctgccgaagagccacagcgagccgtcgctggtcagcggctagctagacccagggtctatgggCGCTGCTTTTCgttcctgtagatgactgagaaccagtgtctctgaagactgcacatgtctagggacctgatcagtcacatctgccatctaatgcaggacttggtgcaacgtggacatggagggcatccactgccagtggccatgaaagtgacagtggcactcaatttctaagccagtggctcctttcagggctccaaagGTGGCCTTTGTGGGACATCACAAgactccatccacaaatgcatccatgaggtcacagatgccaccttcaTGAGGTCACATACCCTTTGTGCATTTCActtgggaccaggagagccaagatgtaagagcgattggatttgcccagatctagggtttcccacaggtgcagggtgccatcaactacactcacgtggtgctcagatctccattgcaacaaggggtcactatgtcaaccgcaagggattccatttgctgagtgtgcagctggtgtgcaaccaccaaaaactcatcctgcaggtctgcgcaccgGACCCAGGGATGACCACGGCTCCTACAGTCTCAGTCGGTCTCAGattcctgatgtcttccagggtccacagaggctgcagggatggctcctcagggacaagggctacctgtagAGGATGtgtctgatgacacccatgtggtggcctcaggctgcagcaaagCGACGGtttaacaaggctcatgctgcagctcacaacttgtgGAGCAAACcaccgggatgctgaaaatgaggttccggtgcctggactggtcaggtggagccctgcaatatagtccgcagagggtgtcacacattgtcattgcctgctgcaccctttacaacctggcgctgcaacggggagaagagctggctgaggaagagtaCCAGGAGCTGGATGtcacctccaatgaggaggacgtcgatggtgatatgagggtgaggaggttttCAAAGACGacaatgatggcgatgaggctcttgcactggccagatgggTCAGGTCCTCATACCTgcgagatttgtggaggatgatgtcgATGTGCAATgaagagacaccatagatcctcacgttgcatctATGAACTTTTTGTTccggtctggcttatggcagcacacataacctctatgataatgctcctgtcatggagatgcagtggaggccctaatagtcactcgattgcagtaAGATGATGGTGACAtttagtgaggacactccatagatcttcacttagcctctgagaatgtctgccacctgtctggctgagggcagctcgcttgtgctctgtgatcagggtcatatcatagagatgcagccatgaaaccttaAAAGCGTATGATAATTTGTccaaccccttcaggagcacagtgtcactggtcacagatgctgaagagatagggggccagccccaccttaatggtgctgagagcacccagagagaatgacagaacactgtgacgcctgcccacaacattctggcagcaatgacaggcaccatcgaggtgcaggcattactaatgtgtccagggagtgtgaggctggaccattgctttggtctgaaggctgcacaaagcacagggaagaggccctggaatgagacacctgcctttatcttgtgcagaaagatttcacatctgagtgacaagaacactgctcatcagaacaaggagccataggcagggagacattcttgggagtctattgacaataatgaacagcatgtacaagtgattaacacccatgcccaggctgagcAATAAAGAAAGAATTACAACTGACTTGAGTTGGTCCAAGTCGAGTGGAATGCCTGAGGTGGTGGCTGCGGCTAAGGGTAGTGCATCCTGCAAAGCAGCAAAACAGTCgctgactaaagtcaccaagaagccgcCCAAGAAGCAGAGAAAATCCGCTTGTGTATACAGGGTACTccccaggtccacccttccaccaggatctcgtccaaggctatgagtgttatgaattccttcgtTGTCGACATTTTTGAGCGCATCACTTCCGAGGCTTCGCACTTTGTTCACTACAACAAGCGCCACACCATCTCGGCCAAGGAGATCCAGAGTGCCGTCTGCCTCATACTGCCAGA
Proteins encoded:
- the LOC121292333 gene encoding histone H2B-like, whose product is MPRLSNKERITTDLSWSKSSGMPEVVAAAKGSASCKAAKQSLTKVTKKPPKKQRKSACVYRRITSEASHFVHYNKRHTISAKEIQSAVCLILPEELAKHAVSEGTKVVTK